In the Kaistella sp. 97-N-M2 genome, one interval contains:
- a CDS encoding glycosyltransferase family 32 protein, translating to MIPKKIHYCWFGGQEKHDLAQHCIASWKKVHPDFEFVEWNESNSPLEDNNYVKEAFAQGKWAFVSDYVRSKVMYEHGGIYMDTDMELKLPLDEFLQETAVCGFEVKGVPYSAFWMAEPRHQLAKDFMEYYNEQEGFVERINTDIFSEMLEKKYGADRNSDTVQHLKHNVTLYPSVYFSQDLPKNYVSHHFNGSWFGGDSENTHKKMVNVYGLLERLVNYPDAATAVKSILEKHRIIDVRDILDLIPKEKITEYLEE from the coding sequence ATGATTCCGAAAAAAATACATTACTGTTGGTTTGGCGGCCAGGAAAAACACGACCTCGCCCAACACTGCATCGCCTCCTGGAAAAAAGTTCATCCCGATTTTGAATTTGTGGAATGGAACGAAAGCAATTCGCCCCTCGAAGATAATAATTACGTGAAAGAAGCCTTCGCACAGGGAAAATGGGCGTTCGTGTCGGATTATGTGCGGTCGAAAGTGATGTACGAGCACGGCGGAATTTATATGGACACCGATATGGAACTCAAACTTCCGCTGGATGAATTTCTGCAGGAAACGGCGGTCTGCGGGTTTGAAGTAAAAGGCGTTCCCTACTCCGCTTTTTGGATGGCGGAACCGAGACATCAGCTCGCCAAAGATTTTATGGAATATTACAATGAGCAGGAAGGTTTTGTAGAACGCATTAACACGGATATTTTTTCCGAAATGCTCGAAAAAAAATACGGCGCCGACCGCAACAGCGATACCGTTCAACATTTAAAACATAACGTTACGCTTTATCCGTCAGTTTACTTCTCGCAGGATCTCCCCAAAAATTACGTGAGCCATCACTTCAACGGTTCCTGGTTTGGTGGCGATTCGGAGAACACGCACAAAAAAATGGTGAATGTTTACGGGCTTTTAGAACGGCTGGTGAATTATCCCGACGCCGCAACCGCCGTGAAAAGCATTCTGGAAAAACATCGCATTATCGACGT
- a CDS encoding alpha-amylase family glycosyl hydrolase has translation MNQRYQPQKYVQIKNPDWVKNATLYELNIRQFSEDGSFKAVEKELPRLKKLGINIIWLMPVQPIGVKNRKGTLGSYYSVKDYLGINPEFGTEEDFRQLVEAIHVHGMHVILDWVANHSSWDNNLVEDHPDWYMKSRDGKFQSTPWRDYDDIIDFDYRQPEMRKYMTDALKFWVKEFDIDGYRCDVASFVPIDFWENARTELEEIKPVFMLAEAEDKELHRNAFDATYNWTLWNMLHQVAAGKKSAKNLAEEYIAEHVSIFPKEGIRLNFIDNHDKNSWEGDQFTNFGDALKAAIAFSVLMDGMPLLYSGQEAGLERSLAFFEKDPIVWKHHEIGALYAVLFELKHQNQALWNGKFGGEIIRLMNDRLDEVLSFSREKNGNKVLGVINFSGATVSVNVDTSIDAGIYQNLFTGEDDTISEKLALELVPWEYLVLSHLK, from the coding sequence ATGAATCAACGCTACCAACCTCAAAAATACGTTCAAATAAAAAATCCGGACTGGGTGAAAAACGCTACGCTTTACGAACTCAATATCCGTCAGTTTTCTGAGGACGGAAGTTTTAAAGCAGTTGAGAAAGAACTTCCGCGCCTTAAAAAGTTGGGCATCAATATTATTTGGCTTATGCCGGTGCAGCCCATCGGCGTTAAAAACCGGAAAGGAACGCTGGGCAGTTATTACTCGGTGAAAGACTATTTAGGCATCAATCCGGAATTTGGGACGGAAGAGGATTTTCGACAGCTCGTCGAAGCGATCCACGTACACGGAATGCATGTTATCCTCGACTGGGTAGCGAATCACAGCAGTTGGGATAACAATCTCGTCGAAGATCATCCGGATTGGTATATGAAGTCGCGCGACGGCAAATTTCAGTCCACGCCGTGGCGCGATTACGATGATATTATCGATTTTGATTACCGCCAACCCGAAATGCGTAAATACATGACCGACGCGCTGAAGTTTTGGGTAAAAGAATTTGATATCGACGGTTACCGCTGTGATGTGGCGAGTTTTGTACCAATCGATTTTTGGGAAAATGCGCGCACCGAACTCGAAGAAATTAAACCTGTTTTCATGCTCGCCGAAGCGGAGGATAAGGAACTCCACCGAAACGCTTTCGACGCCACCTACAACTGGACTTTGTGGAATATGCTGCATCAAGTCGCAGCCGGCAAGAAAAGTGCAAAAAATCTGGCCGAAGAATATATTGCGGAACACGTTTCTATCTTTCCGAAGGAAGGGATTCGACTTAACTTCATCGATAACCATGACAAAAATTCCTGGGAAGGCGATCAGTTCACCAATTTTGGCGATGCGCTGAAAGCGGCAATTGCTTTCAGTGTTTTGATGGACGGCATGCCACTCCTTTACAGCGGTCAGGAAGCCGGACTCGAGCGGTCTCTGGCTTTTTTTGAAAAGGATCCGATTGTCTGGAAACACCACGAAATCGGCGCGCTATATGCTGTTTTGTTTGAATTAAAGCACCAAAATCAGGCATTGTGGAACGGCAAATTCGGCGGGGAAATTATCCGCCTGATGAACGACCGCCTGGATGAGGTTCTTTCTTTTTCACGCGAAAAAAATGGCAACAAAGTTTTAGGCGTGATCAATTTCAGCGGCGCAACCGTCAGTGTAAATGTAGACACTTCCATCGATGCCGGCATTTATCAAAATCTTTTCACGGGAGAAGATGATACGATTTCCGAAAAATTGGCTTTAGAACTGGTGCCGTGGGAATATCTGGTGCTCTCTCATTTGAAATAA
- a CDS encoding alginate export family protein, which yields MKKQLITFLGLLFFSVSAHAQIDSLKVNLDFRTRAELDNGYKTLIPENKKPETNVSSRARLGIDYYWQNLELFMSLQDARVWGEVSSTNQRSGSLNVNEAWAKYDFTEKTAVKIGRQILSYDDERLLGALDWQMQGRSFDGAKAIFRFSPQSKLETVVTYNNDDIEANDFPDQEFYSVVDSGERTKSMQILHYQYRWPKAGLSFIGLNNVVQNLNGTHYDMLTVGFNGKQYYGNIGFFGSAYWQTGKNTLAQSKNAYQFSANVDFILNQSVNFVAGTEWLSGTDAHEDVSQNNSFSPLYGTNHKFNGFMDYFFVGNHFNSVGLKDFYVKSNFRFNPKASLTLNLHAFASNANSGYDVANNKKYARYLGTEGDVVFTYKVANVFNMQLGHSQMFAAEGMKQLKNVPDPSSIQSWTWLGLNFMARFKVK from the coding sequence ATGAAAAAGCAGCTGATCACTTTTTTGGGCCTCCTCTTTTTTTCGGTTTCCGCACACGCGCAAATCGACAGTTTGAAAGTCAATCTGGATTTCCGAACGCGCGCTGAACTGGATAACGGCTACAAAACTTTAATTCCGGAAAATAAAAAACCCGAAACGAACGTCTCTTCCAGGGCGCGACTGGGTATAGACTATTATTGGCAGAATCTGGAACTTTTTATGTCGCTGCAGGATGCTAGAGTTTGGGGCGAAGTTTCCTCAACCAATCAGCGCAGCGGAAGTTTGAATGTAAATGAAGCCTGGGCAAAATATGATTTTACAGAAAAAACCGCTGTAAAAATTGGGCGACAAATTCTTTCTTACGACGACGAAAGACTGCTTGGCGCGCTGGATTGGCAAATGCAGGGCCGGAGTTTCGACGGAGCGAAGGCAATTTTCCGCTTCAGTCCGCAATCGAAACTCGAAACGGTGGTAACTTATAATAATGATGATATAGAGGCGAATGATTTTCCAGACCAGGAATTTTACAGCGTGGTCGATTCGGGGGAGCGAACGAAATCCATGCAGATCCTTCATTATCAATATCGGTGGCCGAAAGCAGGTCTTTCTTTCATTGGTTTAAATAATGTGGTTCAGAATTTAAACGGTACGCATTACGATATGCTGACGGTGGGCTTTAACGGAAAACAATATTACGGAAACATCGGTTTCTTTGGTTCCGCTTACTGGCAGACGGGTAAAAACACTTTGGCACAAAGCAAAAACGCCTATCAATTTTCCGCAAACGTTGATTTTATTCTGAATCAAAGTGTCAATTTTGTTGCGGGGACTGAGTGGCTTTCGGGTACAGATGCCCACGAGGATGTTTCTCAAAATAATTCTTTCAGTCCATTGTACGGAACCAATCATAAATTTAATGGTTTCATGGACTATTTTTTTGTTGGCAATCATTTCAACAGCGTGGGTTTGAAAGATTTTTACGTGAAATCCAATTTCAGGTTCAATCCAAAAGCTTCGCTCACCTTAAATCTTCATGCTTTTGCCAGCAATGCGAACTCGGGGTATGATGTGGCAAACAATAAAAAATACGCCCGCTATTTAGGCACAGAGGGTGACGTCGTTTTTACATACAAAGTTGCAAATGTGTTCAATATGCAATTGGGGCACTCTCAAATGTTTGCCGCGGAGGGAATGAAACAGCTCAAAAATGTTCCCGATCCTTCTTCCATTCAAAGCTGGACCTGGCTTGGTCTAAACTTTATGGCGCGGTTTAAAGTGAAATAG
- a CDS encoding Tex family protein: MTSTDFIQKSLPVSAQNINATLKLLAEDCTLPFISRYRKDATGNLDEVQIEAIYKLQKTFGEISKRKETILKSIEEQDALSPDLKQRIEESFDLQELEDLYLPFKKKRKTKADAAKEKGLEPLAKVIMSQNCNNPDSVATRYLNDQVPSEEEALQGARDIMAEWINENGFIRKNLRRLFQRKAVITSKIVKAKSEDEAAQKFKQYFDWEESLNRIPSHRLLAMLRAETEGFVKTKIEIDKEEALEMMEKALIKSNNACADQIALSIKDSYKRLLEPAISNETLQEAKEKADHKAIEIFSENLKQLLLAPPLGEKRILAIDPGFKSGCKIVCLDEKGDLLHNETIYPHAPQNDTGMAMKKIRSLVNSFNIEAISIGNGTASRETEFFIKKISFENPPQVFVVSEAGASVYSASKIARDEFPTFDVTVRGAVSIGRRLSDPLAELVKIDAKSIGVGQYQHDVDQTQLKNELDSTVMKCVNSVGINLNTASKSLLSYVSGIGQKMAENIVNYRAENGAFEDRKHLKKVPRLGEKAYQQAAAFIRIANGKNPLDNSAVHPEAYPIVEKMAKDLGLKTTDLIANKEKIQTINPEKYVTETIGILGIKDILKELEKPGLDPRKSAKVFEFDPTVKSIKNLKPGMILPGIVNNITAFGCFVDVGIKESGLVHISQLKEGFVSDVNEVVKLHQHVQVKVVEIDEARKRIQLSMIL, from the coding sequence ATGACGTCCACCGATTTTATTCAAAAATCCCTGCCTGTTTCCGCCCAAAATATCAATGCCACTTTAAAACTGTTGGCAGAAGACTGTACATTACCGTTCATTTCGCGCTACCGGAAAGATGCCACGGGAAATCTGGATGAAGTTCAGATCGAAGCCATTTACAAACTTCAAAAAACTTTCGGGGAAATTTCGAAACGGAAAGAAACTATTTTAAAATCCATCGAAGAACAGGACGCCTTAAGTCCAGATTTAAAGCAGAGAATTGAGGAGTCTTTCGATCTTCAGGAGCTGGAAGATCTTTATTTACCATTTAAAAAGAAGCGCAAAACAAAAGCCGACGCCGCGAAAGAAAAAGGCCTGGAACCTTTGGCGAAAGTCATCATGAGCCAGAATTGCAACAATCCCGACAGCGTAGCAACAAGATATCTGAATGATCAGGTTCCGTCCGAAGAAGAAGCATTGCAGGGCGCGCGCGATATCATGGCAGAATGGATCAACGAAAACGGCTTTATCCGCAAAAATCTGCGCCGACTTTTTCAGCGAAAAGCTGTAATCACGTCAAAAATTGTTAAAGCTAAAAGTGAAGACGAAGCCGCGCAAAAATTCAAACAGTATTTCGATTGGGAAGAAAGTTTAAACCGAATTCCATCGCACCGCTTATTGGCCATGCTGCGTGCCGAAACGGAAGGCTTCGTAAAAACCAAAATTGAAATCGACAAAGAAGAAGCCCTGGAAATGATGGAAAAAGCCCTCATCAAATCCAATAATGCGTGCGCAGACCAGATCGCTTTATCCATTAAAGACTCGTATAAAAGGCTGCTCGAACCTGCAATTTCCAACGAAACCCTGCAGGAAGCCAAAGAAAAAGCCGATCACAAAGCCATCGAAATATTTTCCGAAAATCTAAAGCAGTTGCTTCTCGCCCCACCGCTGGGCGAAAAGCGCATTCTGGCGATTGACCCCGGTTTTAAAAGCGGCTGTAAAATCGTTTGCCTGGACGAAAAAGGCGATCTGCTCCACAACGAAACCATTTATCCGCATGCACCGCAAAATGATACGGGCATGGCGATGAAAAAGATTCGGTCCTTGGTTAATTCGTTTAATATCGAAGCGATCTCAATTGGAAACGGAACGGCAAGTCGTGAAACCGAATTTTTCATTAAAAAAATCAGTTTTGAAAATCCGCCCCAGGTTTTTGTGGTATCAGAAGCCGGTGCATCGGTGTATTCCGCGAGTAAAATTGCGCGGGACGAATTCCCGACTTTTGATGTAACCGTGCGTGGCGCCGTTTCGATTGGACGTAGATTGTCGGATCCTTTGGCGGAACTCGTTAAAATCGATGCAAAATCCATTGGCGTGGGTCAGTACCAACACGATGTGGATCAAACGCAACTGAAAAACGAACTCGATTCTACCGTTATGAAATGTGTGAATTCGGTCGGCATCAATTTAAACACCGCGAGCAAATCTTTGTTAAGTTATGTTTCCGGTATCGGCCAAAAGATGGCCGAAAACATTGTAAATTACCGTGCAGAAAATGGCGCATTCGAAGACCGGAAACACTTGAAAAAAGTTCCGCGTTTAGGCGAAAAGGCATATCAGCAGGCCGCAGCTTTTATCCGGATTGCGAACGGAAAAAATCCTTTGGATAATTCCGCGGTTCATCCGGAAGCGTATCCGATTGTGGAAAAAATGGCCAAAGACCTGGGTTTAAAAACCACCGACCTCATCGCAAACAAAGAAAAAATTCAGACTATAAATCCGGAGAAATACGTCACCGAAACCATCGGGATTTTAGGAATCAAAGACATTTTAAAAGAGCTGGAAAAACCCGGTCTGGATCCGCGGAAATCTGCAAAAGTTTTTGAATTCGATCCGACGGTGAAAAGCATTAAAAATTTAAAACCCGGCATGATCCTGCCCGGAATCGTAAACAACATCACGGCTTTCGGGTGTTTCGTGGATGTCGGCATTAAAGAAAGCGGATTGGTGCATATTTCGCAGCTGAAAGAAGGTTTTGTTTCCGATGTTAATGAAGTCGTGAAACTGCATCAACACGTTCAGGTAAAAGTGGTAGAAATTGATGAAGCACGGAAGAGGATTCAGCTGAGCATGATATTGTAA